The 'Nostoc azollae' 0708 DNA segment TACTTAACGGGTGAGAAATTTGAAGTGGAATATGCCCAATATTTAGACTAATACCGATCTAGTCAGATTGAGAAATGTTCTAACTGTATCATTGCTAAGAATTACTTAATATAAGTCTAAATATCTTGTTGTATGGGGGGTGGTCTTTCCCCTACCAATAGTAAATGTAAATCTAGCTCAATTTGGCTTTATTGTCTTGTTAAATCCGTAATTAGTTAATATGATGGTATTAAAGTTACTAACGGAAATTATGATAGGAGTAGAGTTAACTTTCTAATACAACCCCTTATAGACCTTAGTATATTACTATACTATAACTGGTACTCTGTAAACTGTGCCATATTTCAATATCCTTTAATATGTATAAAAATAAGTATTTTCAGAAATAATAGAGAAGCTGATATTTAAATGTGGAGTGAATTATACTGCATTACTTAAAACTCAAGATTAATTATGAGAGTCTACAGTAATCTAACTGGTAAGTTAATGCTATCAGGTATGGCTAGTTACTAAAGATGGGTAGCTTCATAAATAATTTAGTTATGATTTATAATTCCACCTTATTAACTTAGTTAAGAGTTTACTAGATAGAATAAACGGTATAGTACTTGTAATTTAAAGGAACAAGTCAGCTTTGTGGCATAGATATGTTTCACAAAGTAGATGTACATATTATGGATCAAAAAAAAAATTAAAGTATAAAATCTATTTTACCATGTAGTACACATTAGAAATTTGTTAATATAGCTGTATATTACATGGTAAGGGTTATCTGAAACGGGATATTCAAGGGAAATTTACACTCAAAAACGATGATTATCGTCAAGTCTGCTCATTTAGACTGACTAACGACACCTGGAAAGCACTAGGTATCGCTGCTGAATGCTGTCGCTCTAATTCTTTGACTATTTTCCATTCTTCCCAGATTGCTCCTGTGGAGCGTAATACAAAGAAGTTAGGGGTATGGTAATGACTTATGTTACGTCCGACTGCATTTTTGTACTGAATTTTGAAGGGTGGGAGCTGGTAGTAATATTCTAAGACTTCTGGGTCGTTTTCCATCTGGTAAATTGCCCACAATTCTACGGTGTGGCTTTCAAATTGGATGGTTTGACCCATTTTCCGACTAGGGTATACTCCACTCACGTTTTTGGCTCGTTCCTGTATACGACGTGAGGGTGGAGTAGCACGAATTTTGGGAATCAAATCTATTGTTTGTGCTGTTAGTTATTGCTGTCTACACCAATACTCAAATTCTTCTGAGTTCATTGATTTGCAACATCGAGGGTGCTGATAAAAAGAGTTTTTACCTTGACTACAATCAACAAATACTGTCCCTCACAGCTTGTTTGAACCATAACTTGGCAGCCAAGTTGATGACATTGCTGTTGGATTTGGGCAATTTTGACTGTTTGGGGTTTAGACAACTCTAGGCTCTATTATGATTTACCTTTTTAACACGCGGCCATTTATTGGTACAAAATTTTATCTAACTTTTTGCTGCAAGGTGTGAAGCTCGGTGAATTTTTGGTCAGCTTATGGTTCAAAATTTGGCTATTTTTGAGGTAAAAGCACAGTTATACCTCTACAAAACACGGATCATTTTAGTACTAGAACATACTTTTTATCCACTGGGATCATACCAAGAAAAACTGCATTTAAACTGAATTACAAAAGTTTAATTAATAGCTATTTTAGAGTAAAATCTTCAAGTTTGAGAATTTCTATTACCACTCAAGAACTACTCTAATTATCAAATTTGCGAGGTGAATTATGAGTGTATATATACTATAAGGAATCCCTATAAAAGCCCAAAAATTACTAATATAATTTTGTTACTATTTATAATAGTAAAGATTATAAATTGACGTAGATATGACGATGAAAAATATCAGCTAATTTTTCATTGCTTTGCAATGAAATCCTATACTTTCAAATGCGGATATTCCAAGATAAGAATTTTTTCAGTGATGTGGAAAGCTATTGCTTGATTTGATACTGCGTAAGAGCCTTCATAAAAGTATCAAGTAAGTATAAGAAGATCTTATTAATATGTCAGAATGGTTAGGCTTTATTATATCACCAAAAAATATTTGAACAGTTAAGCAAGGTAGAAAGCTTTTGCTGCTCCAATCTTGGTATTTATCTACCGTATAGGCAATTAGTCTATTCAGAGAAGATGTCATAGACATTTTAGATGGTTATGTCACGTCATTATTCTAGTACGTTCTTTCAAGTCAACCACTGCTGTCAACCTTTATCTTGACAGAGGGGTTTACGAACGCGACACTTTTTTACTGTTTACTTATATTCATAATATAGCAATCAACTTTGTCATTTTGATATGATTCCGTTAGACTTTAAACATATTAAAGTACAAATCTTCATACATCTGAGGTGAGGGTATCCTCTTTTAATACTTTAGAGTTTTGTTCATAAGGATAGTAGTGTTGTATAGTAAAATTCCTACTATTTCTATGTTGAGGATATGTAGGTATTACTACAGTTTATGTTTGCCTCTATGTCCCGTAATTTACAGACAAACTTTCTCTTTCAAGGCGTTCATTAAATGCTGTATATGGACAATGAATTTATTACTAAGAGCTTAATGTTCCAAGAGATTATATTTTATTTTGGGGTTGAAATATGTACCCATTTACCTTCAGGGAAGTATAGATGATGGGTGATATCTCCTTTTCGTACTGTCGGAGAAATCATTAGAACTCTCTACTACTTACATAAACCTGAGACCGAAGCTGAGACTAATACCTGGTTGGTAGAATTCTTACTTCACTACAATAGTTAATCCTATTGCAGTGAACCTCATTCCCATATGGAGGACTTTATCAGTAACATAATACGATTAAGGATGTGGCTTTTCATTAACCCTAACTCATTCCAAGAATTTATACTAACTACAAATATACCAAATAATTAATAATCGTTAATTATTTGGTATATTTGTTAAATAAACTTTCCTCTAAATAGGTTGTTTATATTTATATGGTTCTAGCTTTCAGTCTAAATTAATATGAAGTAATGATTTAGAGTGGAAATTTACTCGAGTCATTATTAAGTACTAACTTATTAGTACGTAGAAACTATCTTATATGACATTATGACCTATTTTAGTCTCAAACTTACCTTAGAGCATGTCGGGTATTTTGAGATATAAGAGCAGACAAATCTGTTCAAGAAACTGAAATTCTAAATTAGGTAACGTTAATCTATTACTCTTATTAGTATTGTTTGTTGTGGTAAAAAATGACCTTACGACCACTGCAAAAAAATCGCTATCTGAAGAAGATATGATTATTTATCGTTAGGTTGCAATTGACAAGGATAAGTTTATTATCACACTTTTGATAGGTACTTTATTTTATGATATTTTTACGAAAATGGATGTTAACGTACTGACTCAAAGAGAAGTTATGGAATGAAAGTTCTTAGCTCTCACTTGAGAATAGTGTAAGGCTGTAGTACATTTTGTTAATGAGGTTTATGGCATTTATCCTAATATCTTAGTTAAGATTAAGCGTTTAATGGAATTCGTCTATGAGCATTATTACATTTAAGTTGTAGTTTTGCTGATACATGATAAATTAATAAATGATCTACCCTGAGTATCTTTGCAAGAGATTGGTACTAGAATTAATATTCCTAGTTTAGGAGGTATTAGAAAACATTAGGTTAAGTAGGTAAAATAGCTGTTAGGTAAGTATATTAATGATGAATATTTCCCTAAAGTTTTAATTATCAATGAGGTAATTATATTTTTAGTAGAATGATTAACGACTCCATTGTAAATGGGACATTATTTGCAAGGTATGTTTGAAGATATTTACCAAGAAGAAATAAAGGCTACCACTCTTGATATGGCTGAAGATATCCTAACTCTTAGAGTTAACAATTTAAAATCTACCTATATTCTGACAGCATCTACCTGATAGTTATAAACTTTATGATTGCAATAGTTCTTCTCTCACTCTATTCCAAGGTTATTGATTATTTTACACATAATATACGTTCATTTAAAGTCTCTTTTCTGAATATGGTTATGTTGTGATCGCCATTTTTCTCACTATATTTCCTAGGAAGTCTATTGATCTTGCTATTCCTGATTTTTCAACTTACCTAGTATTGTTATGAGTTTATTAAGACACTCAACTGTTTTATGTATACGGTTTATATATTGAACCTTTAGTTGAAGCTATGAAGTGGGCCATTTTACTAGAATTTGTAATAGGTTGACTCTTTAAAATTCAGGATAGGGGCTAACAGTCTATTATATAAGATCCCAATCTATCCAAAATCAGTACTTTTGGACACTAGGGTTATTCATTATAGCTCTCTAATTTGATATAGGAGAAGCTATTTTTCCTATAGAATGATGAACTTTAAAATGATTATGCTTATCCTGAATACTTAACTAAGTAGAACATTATAAATATCTTCAGTAGGGAAAGTAAAAATAATGACAAAGAATAAAAACTATCAATCAATAAATCGTGGTGTAATTCATATAGATGAAAGTCCCATTGCTTTAGAAAAGTACCGAAAATACTTACCACTTTGGTTAAAGCGTTACTTACCAATTCGTGGTGGACTTTCTCAAGACCACCATGGAAAGGCAATTTTTGGATTTACTGTGTTCCTTTTATCGGAAAGCATTGTCTTTTTAAGTCTTATTTTTACATACCTTGGGCTGCGGTTAATACACTCAGGAAATTGGCTACCACGTGGGATTTCAGGTCCGCAATTATATACCCTTGTAGTTATTAATACGGTGGTGTTACTCTCTAGTAGTTTTGTCATTCAATCAGCTGAAAATTCTCTTCGGCATGGTGAATTGAAGAAATTTCGGTTGCTGTTATTCATGACAATCAGTATGGGGATTTTTTTCTTAATCGGTCAAGGAACAGAGTGGAATAAGTTGGATTTTAGGTTAAGTACAGGACTAGTTGGTTCTACATTCTATTTATTAACTGGATTCCACGGTTTGCACGTTCTTATTGGTGTAATTCTCCAGGTCATTATGTTGAGTCGTTCTTTCATTCCAGGGAATTACGACAAAGGTCATTTTGGTGTAAGTGCAACTACCCTATTTTGGCATTTTGTTGATATAGTTTGGGTCTTTTTATTCTCCCTTCTCTATCTCTGGTAAACATAAAAATTCTCAGTTCGATAGCAAGGACTAAAAAATTCAAGATGGTATTCTATTAACTCCTATTTATTTACTTATGTAAATTTATATCTTACCTAGTACTTACGCAGTGTAAATGTGCGTTTTAATAAGACTTAAATTGTGAATAATTAAATTTATAGGGCTTCAACTGGCGTTGGGATCAAGGCTATATATATAATTTACCAATCATAAACTCAAAATCAATGCACTACCATTATTCCGTACTAGTGTAGGAATTTAATTTCTAGATTATATTCACATGGGTAAATTTTATATTTTATACTAATTGACTACAAAAGATATGGTATTAGGAATGTAGAAATTCAGCCTCTTGTGAATAATCTTGATTTATTAGTCTATATATTACCCAGTGACTAAATACAATCCATATTACCAGGAATTGTATAATTTGCAGATAATCTATTTTCTTGCTAGAACGCTTGTCCAATTAAGAATTCTGACGGGTACACAATATTATTAATTCTTGAATAAAACCGATTAATTTAAAAATCTCTGTGATAAATCTAGGGAACATAGTTCTTAAGTTACATTCTATAATAATGACAATATCCAAATATCTAATTTAGCTAATATAAGTTTTTAAGAACTACTAGAAAGACTAATTATACAGTCCTGCTCATAGAATTACTTTCGCTAGAGTAGCATAAAGTAGCGCTCGAAAATATAAAATATATTTTGGCCTATAATCTTGGAAGCTTTACCGAGACTCAGGCAAAAATTCAAACAAAAAAATACGAAGGGTAGTTGTTTACAAACTGGAGAAATCAGTTCCCTGAAATAGCTCTCCTACAATTTTAGGTATTTCTGAAAACCTCTTACTCATACTACCATAAATAACCTGTTTATATATACTTATTTTAAAGACACTGAGTCCAACTCTATTTTTATTAACGTAGTTAAGAGTCATTGATAAACGAAGTCATTACTCAACCACATTTTTTACGGCTTGATATTTATCCAGAGAAATGAATTAGTAATTCATAATTAATTATATCCTTTCTGTATAATGCACATAAAGTAAGGAATTCAGGATTCCTTAGCAAATCCATACGCAGTTTTGAGCACTAATTTGTATTTCTAATCAGTTACTTCTATTGGGATAATTGTTAACAGTAGTTATTATCGATAATAATTACTATAATCAGAGACTGAGCATTTATACAATATAATTAGAACTATCAGAAATACTAGTGAATAGGATGGGTGATTTCTTACGTTACCTATTTGGTTCTAGTTATAATAAGTTAACTTAATTTTATTTCAGCTGTTGATCAGACCTTCTACTCTGTTACTATATCAAAACTATCCTATAATTTGTTTAGGTGGTCTTACCTCATTAAGTTTGGTAGTTATTATTGTTGATTGGATGTATCCCATTCTAACTAATTGCTCCTTTAGGAGTTTATTCACAGCTACATTAGAGCTAATTAATTAGTACTCTACCTATTTACCTAAAGCTCCAAAAATTCCTTTTAAGTATTGTATTATCCTATTCTTCATGAGTCTTTCTGAGGCACTAGTAAAGTAAAGAGAATTTTTTCTATATCTATAATAGACTAATTAACTTGCTCTAGTTGAAGAAATACTATATCAATAGTATTCAATCAGATTATCTTTAAATATCTTATTAAAATAGGTTTATCTTATAAAAATCATGAAAGAAGTACTAGACTAATACTCGTCTAGTAGCGTTCTTATATAGAGTACAGGAACACATAAAGACTAAGTTCTCACAACCAATAAATAGTCATTATCTTTTAGAATATGAGGTTCTGCAAATCTTACAGTTAGAGAACTATTAATCTTGGGCAAAATGAGGAGGAATACTAATCAGTAGTGGTTAGAAATTAGTAATATCAGCTATATTGTCTTTACCAGGAAATTACAACTGATAACAAAAATCTTTATAAGATTAGCTTTACATTATAAGGAAAGTTTGTAAACATTCGAGCTAAAAGTTAGACTTAAACGTTATATATGAATTATAAACCATCATAAATAACATGAAAAAATAACACATAAGCCTTAAAATCATAAATTTTACTCTAGAAGCAACTTTGCAATAAACAGATACTATATCCTCTACCAATAGTATCCTCATACTATTGGTAGAGGATATATAAAGTGAAATATCGCCTACATAGGAGAGTATTAAAGAATAAGTGGGGAACTTCCGTTTACAATGAACTCCAATTTTCACATTTGGACCTTGACACCTAGAGATGTCTACCAGAATCTAAGAACAACCGACCAAGGTATCAGTGAGATAGAAGCAAATTTAAGATTAAAGGAGTCCGGTTATAATGAACTCCCTGAACCGGAAAGACGACCTTTAATTCTACGTTTTACTGACCAACTAACACACTTCATGGCGTTGTTGCTATGGATAGCAGGGATTCTAGCTTTTGTTTCTCAAACACCAGAATTGGGTTGGGCAATTTGGGCAGTTATTTGGATCAATGCTGTTTTTAGTTTTTGGCAAGAGTTCCAGGCAGAAAAAGCTTTAGCAGCTTTAAGAAAGGTGTTACCTTTGCAAGCAAAAGTTTATCGGGATAGGAAATTATGTGTAATTCCTAGCCGTGAGTTAGTTAGCGGTGATCTAGTTCAGTTAGAAGAAGGTGATAGGATTTCCGCTGATGTGAGAATTATTAAGAGTCAATCTTTATATGTGGATATGTCAGTCCTGACAGGAGAATCTGTAGCAGTTCCACGGTTCTGTGAAGCTATCACTACAGAAAATATCCATATTTCTGAAGCTAACAACTTAGTTTTTGCAGGTTCTACAATTGCAGCTGGTCAGGGGCGAGCAGTAGTATATGCAACAGGTAGACATACAGAGTTCGGTCATGTAGCTCATCTTACAACCAATGTAAAACGGGAAACTAGCACTTTAGAAGTAGAGATTTCCAGAGTAGTTAACATTATTACGATTATTGCTTTGAGTATGGGTGTAATAATATTTTTACTTACTAAGTTCTTGGGAGGAATGGAACTGAAAGAAAGTTTTATTTTTGCAACTGGGATTATTGTAGCATTTGTCCCAGAAGGATTACTACCTACTGTGAGTTTAGCGCTAGCCATTAGTGTCAAGCGCATGGCTACCCAAAATGCCTTAGTACGTCGTCTATCTGCAGTAGAAACTCTGAGTGCAACAACTATTATTTGCACCGACAAAACTGGAACTTTAACTAAAAATGAAATAACCGTCTGCCAATTATGGATTCCGAATACTCATATTAATGTAACTGGGGTAGGTTATGAACCCAAGGGAAAAGTAGAAATTATATCTCCTAAATATAAATCTCACGTGCAGTTACTATTAGCTGGTGCAGCACTTTGTTCAAATGCACAATTAAACCATCCGCGCAATTCCAATCAATGGCTAGGATCAGGTGATCCTACGGAGATAGCACTACTAGTAGCAGCAATTAAGGCCGGCTTAAAATTGGAGGAGTTACAACATCAAGCACCAAGAATTCGGGAAGTACCTTTTGATTCCCATCGACGAATGATGACAGTTTTGCTAGAAGGACATTTACAGTTGGACAATACTGGAATTTCACAGTACTTGGTTTTTAGTAAGGGTGCAACTTTAGATGTATTGCAACATTCACAATATTTATGGGATGCAGATAGAAAGCTAGAACTGACACCAACTCAGCGGGAGGAAATTGTGGTAGCGAATGATAAACTTGCTAGTCAAGGTTATCGTGTAATAGGAGTAGCAATAAATCAAGGTGGGGCTGAATTGAAACAACTTGATAATAATTTATTGGAACGGGACCTGACCTTTTTGGGATTGGTAGCAATGATTGATCCACCACGTCCAGAAGTTGCCAATGCGATTGCCCTCTGTCATCGTGCAGGTATTCAAGTGACAATGATTACAGGTGATTATGGCTTAACAGCAGCTGCAATCGCCCAGAAAATTGGTTTAGTCAAAGGCAAGGCGAGAATTATTACAGGAGAAGAATTAGGGCATCTTTCTGATACTCAGTTACGACAGATACTCGACAAAAACAAAACGAACCTAGTATTTGCGAGGGTGATGCCAGAACAGAAACTCAGGTTAGTAGAAGGATATAAAAACCTTGGTCATGTTGTCGCTGTCACTGGCGATGGTGTCAACGATGCGCCTGCTTTACGCGCTGCTAATATCGGTATTGCAATGGGAAGTACTGGTACAGATATTGCCCGTGAAGCTGCTGATATTATTCTTATAGATGATAACTTTGCCACTATCATTTCCGCAATTGAAGAGGGACGGACAGTATATCAAAATATACGTAAGTTTATGACTTATATTCTCGCCTCCAATATGGCAGAGTTTTTACCATTCCTAGCAATGGTATTTCTGAAACTACCACCAATGCTGGGAATTCTCCAGATCTTAGCTATTGACCTAGGTACAGATATACTTCCTGCATTGGCATTAGGAGCAGAAAAACCAGAAGCTGGTTCAATGGAGTTACCACCACGAGGGAAATCTCAGCCTCTTTTGAACTCATCCTTACTCTTACGTGCTTACTGCTTTTTAGGACTACTAGAAGGTTTGGTGGGTATAACAGGATTTCTCTTAGTTTGGTGGATGTGGGGCTATGATATTACCGAACTACAAGCTATTAGACTCAGTATTATATCTCACTCAGCTGATGTTGCGACAATGGCTATTTATAATCAGGCAACAACAATGACCCTAGCAGTAATAGTAGCCTGTCAAGATGGTAACGTTTTTGCCTGTCGTTCGGAAGACGTTTCAATCTTGCGCTTGGGTATTTTTAGCAACCATCTAATTTGGATAGGAATTACTATAGAATGGCTTCTTCTTCTCTTCATTATTTACTCACCTACCTTACAAAAAATCTTCGCTACTGCACCTTTAACATTATCCTATTGGATAATGTTACCAATTTGTCCACTATTAATATTGATAGCTGATGAACTACAAAAACGAACTATTATCCAAATAAAACGTAAGAAAACAAACAATGATAAAATTTAATAAGATTAATAAACTAATCATCAACTAATATCATTAACACAATATAATACTACAAGGGATAACCTAATCTAGGCTATAGCAACACTCAGTCATCATTAATCAGTTAAGATTAAAGCATTGCATAGGTAATGTATCTTCATAATATTTAGACTACAGTCAAGCAAAGAATATAATATTATGATGATGATACTATAGCAGATAGTAAAAAAATTTCAGATATATAAAAGTCCCATATTATACTAAGCATTTAGTAATGGATATATTTTATATAAGCGTACAACACCGAGGTTTACATACTGTTTCTCTTTAACTCAAGGATTAGTAGTGACTTTGATAAGTTGTATGGTATTTAAATTAGGGGGTAATCAACAACCAATTTTAACTAATGGAACCTCAGAAGAATTAGATTTAAAATGTAGTCGAGATTAGCCTTATAGGAAGTAAATATCTCTGGATTTAAATTAAAGAGATAAACCAATGAAAAAAAGGATATGGCTGTTCTAAAAGCTATAGAGATTTGATAAATATTTGCTTAAATTCTTTTTAACGTAGTTACTCTTAATACTTAAGTCAACTGGTAGCAGAAAATAAGAATATAGGCACAGAAAAACAAAATAAGATAGTGTAGTAAAGTGCTGTTATGTAATAATTTAATATTATTTAGATGCTAAATAATATTAAATTTCGTTAAAAAACTTCTAAGCAATATATTTAAGAATACATATTGAATATGTAGTGGATTATAAGAATTAGTAAAAAAATGTACTGATAAAGTAGCCAATATCGGTAGTTTTGAGAGTATTAAGCATTTAAGCCCTAAGAACTGCAGAATCATATTTAATTATAAGCAAAACCAAATTTAAAAACGTTAAAGATAAGAGATGAC contains these protein-coding regions:
- a CDS encoding cytochrome c oxidase subunit 3; translated protein: MTKNKNYQSINRGVIHIDESPIALEKYRKYLPLWLKRYLPIRGGLSQDHHGKAIFGFTVFLLSESIVFLSLIFTYLGLRLIHSGNWLPRGISGPQLYTLVVINTVVLLSSSFVIQSAENSLRHGELKKFRLLLFMTISMGIFFLIGQGTEWNKLDFRLSTGLVGSTFYLLTGFHGLHVLIGVILQVIMLSRSFIPGNYDKGHFGVSATTLFWHFVDIVWVFLFSLLYLW
- a CDS encoding cation-translocating P-type ATPase, encoding MNSNFHIWTLTPRDVYQNLRTTDQGISEIEANLRLKESGYNELPEPERRPLILRFTDQLTHFMALLLWIAGILAFVSQTPELGWAIWAVIWINAVFSFWQEFQAEKALAALRKVLPLQAKVYRDRKLCVIPSRELVSGDLVQLEEGDRISADVRIIKSQSLYVDMSVLTGESVAVPRFCEAITTENIHISEANNLVFAGSTIAAGQGRAVVYATGRHTEFGHVAHLTTNVKRETSTLEVEISRVVNIITIIALSMGVIIFLLTKFLGGMELKESFIFATGIIVAFVPEGLLPTVSLALAISVKRMATQNALVRRLSAVETLSATTIICTDKTGTLTKNEITVCQLWIPNTHINVTGVGYEPKGKVEIISPKYKSHVQLLLAGAALCSNAQLNHPRNSNQWLGSGDPTEIALLVAAIKAGLKLEELQHQAPRIREVPFDSHRRMMTVLLEGHLQLDNTGISQYLVFSKGATLDVLQHSQYLWDADRKLELTPTQREEIVVANDKLASQGYRVIGVAINQGGAELKQLDNNLLERDLTFLGLVAMIDPPRPEVANAIALCHRAGIQVTMITGDYGLTAAAIAQKIGLVKGKARIITGEELGHLSDTQLRQILDKNKTNLVFARVMPEQKLRLVEGYKNLGHVVAVTGDGVNDAPALRAANIGIAMGSTGTDIAREAADIILIDDNFATIISAIEEGRTVYQNIRKFMTYILASNMAEFLPFLAMVFLKLPPMLGILQILAIDLGTDILPALALGAEKPEAGSMELPPRGKSQPLLNSSLLLRAYCFLGLLEGLVGITGFLLVWWMWGYDITELQAIRLSIISHSADVATMAIYNQATTMTLAVIVACQDGNVFACRSEDVSILRLGIFSNHLIWIGITIEWLLLLFIIYSPTLQKIFATAPLTLSYWIMLPICPLLILIADELQKRTIIQIKRKKTNNDKI
- a CDS encoding TnsA endonuclease N-terminal domain-containing protein encodes the protein MIPKIRATPPSRRIQERAKNVSGVYPSRKMGQTIQFESHTVELWAIYQMENDPEVLEYYYQLPPFKIQYKNAVGRNISHYHTPNFFVLRSTGAIWEEWKIVKELERQHSAAIPSAFQVSLVSLNEQT